Genomic window (Pseudomonas xantholysinigenes):
CGCTGACTTCGTGGCTCAGGGCGGCCAGGCGGTCGGCGTATTCCAGGGCCGAGCGTGGGTCGTGCAGCGAGCAGGGGCCGACCACCACCAGCAGGCGTTCGTCGCGGCCTTCGAGAATGGCGCGGATTGCCTGGCGCTGGGCGTGGACTTGCTGGGTGAGTTCCGTGGACAGCGGCATCTGCTGCTTGAGCAGGTGCGGGCTGGGCAGGCGCTGGCTGACAGTGGTGTTGGCCGCTTGCGGCTGGGTCAGGGGCAGGGCGAGGTTGGAGGCTTGCATGGCGTGTTCTTCCTTGGGCGGACAGCGGGTTCTGGCCCGCGCGGTCGGCCCTATCGAGGTGTTCGACAAATCGTCAAAAGGGGTGTTTGTGCGGCAATGCCACCGGAAATCGACCGAACGGAGGCGGCAGGCTGGCCCGAACGGAACTGGCTAAATCGCCATGCAAAGGTGCGGTAATAAGTGGCGTAGTTCATGAATCTGTCCTCAAGTTGAATCGGTGTGCAAAGGTCCGGAAAAACAAAACCCCCGGTCGGGGAGCCGACCGGGGGTTTGAGTATTCTCATGTTCGGCGGCCCCTCGAAGGTGGGCGCCGGGTGGGGATCGGCGCCTAGTGGCTAAACCAATACCCAAAATAAAACGCGGCAACGACGTTACGACCGGCAACGGCCAGCACAGGGCGCGCGGCGCGACCGGTGGTGTTGGCGTGGTTGCAGGAATGTTTCGACATGTTGCTCTCCAGTGATTGAGGCCGAGCTTACTGCACCTGTGTGGGGGCGTTCAATCATTAAATGCTATCGAGGTGATTGAGCGTTGCAGGAGCCGGTGCCGTGCCCCCATTTCCGGTTGTTCAAGTGGGGCAAATTGCCCTGAGTCGTGGTTGATGAAAATCAACCTGTTGAAAAATATGAACAAATTTACTGGCACGGGCCTTGCTCGACCTCCCCGCAGAATCCCTGCGTCCCGGAGGTGCCCCATGTCGACCCCCCGCAAAGGTCCGGCCTTGTCCTCATTGCTGTTGGCGCTGCTCGCCTGGCAGGCGAACAGCGAGGCGGCCGTGCAGTGCCAGCGCACGCTGGTGGCCAACGTGGTGGCCCTGGATCAGCCGCTGATGTTCAACCGCCTTGGCGCGCAGAACGCCAACGGCATGCTGTTCGCCCTGCGCCAGGACGTGGTGGACGAACACCAGGTGCCGCTGAGCAGTGGTGGCGCCGCGGTGCCGGGCAAGGTCACCCTGCGTCCGGACAAACGCCCACGGCCGATCGTGCTGCGGGTGGCCGCCGGCGATTGCCTGACGGTCAACCTGACCAACCTGCTGGCCTACCAGGCCAACCCCAACAAGCATGGCATCGAGCCCGAGGAAGCAGAGGGCGAGGAAGGCGAGGAGGGCGAGTTGCCGGAGGTCGAGCACGGCGAGGACTTCATCGCCGATGAACAGGTCAGCGACCGCCATGTGGGCTTCCAGGTCAATGGCATGCAGGCGGTCAACAGCATCGCCGACATCGCGGCCAACACCGGGCGCAACGGCAACTTCCTGGTCGCCCCGGGCAGCACCCGCAGCTACACCTTGTACGCCGAGCGCGAAGGCGCCTTTGCCGCCTCCAGCCGTGGCGCGCCGTTCGGTGGCGAAGGCAATGCCGGCAACGTCGCCAACGGCCTGTTCGGCCAGGTGGTGGTGGTGCCCAAGGCCGGGCGCACCTACCGCAACACCCTGACCGAAGAGGAGATGCGCCTGGCCACCACCGGGCGCACCGCCACCGGCCAGCCGGTGATCGACTACGAGGCGCGCTACCCGCAACGCCAGCCGTGGATCGCCGAAGGCAAGGCCGGCAAGCCGATCATCGCCATGGTCGACGGCAACGAGATCGTCAACAGCGAGACCGATGCCATCGTCATGGGCCCCAACCCCGACGGCAGTTTCCCCAAGAGCACCTACCCCCTGGAAAGCGTCGGCAAGCGCAACCCGGCGTTGCCCAACCGGCTGGAGGCGTTCCGCGACTTCGCATCGCAGTTCGCCGACGAGGTGGCCGGCACCCAGGCATTCCCCGGCTACTGGGCGGACCCGGTGATGGGCCACGTGCTGGAGCCGACCCGCGACTCGTTCATGATCAACTACGGCTCCGGCGGCATGGGCGCCGAGGTGGTGGCCAACCGCCTGGGCGTGGGGCCGATGCATGACTGCCTGTCGTGCGCCTATGAGGAGTTCTTCCTCAGTGCCCACACCGTCGGCGACATCGGCACCCTGGTGGATGTTCCGGCCAACGTCGGCCTCGAGCAGATTCGTCCGGGCGAAGTGCCGCCGGCCAGCGCCACCGGGGTCAAGGCGAGCATGGCCCTGTACCCGGCCGAGCCGGCCAACGTGCACCACAGCTACATTGGCGACTTCACCAAGTTCCGCAACACTCACAACGGCCACGAGCAGCACATCTTCCACCTGCACGGGCACCAGTGGCTGTTCAACCCCAACGACGACAACTCCGACTACATCGACGCCCAGGGCATCGGCCCGGGCGTGGGCTACACCTACGAAATCGCCAACGGCGGCTCGGGTAACCGCAACCGGGTGGCGGGCGACGCGATCTACCACTGCCATTTCTATCCGCACTTCGCCCAGGGCATGTGGGCCATGTGGCGGGTGCACGATGTGTTCGAGCCGGGCACCCGGCTGGCGGTCAGCGGCGAGGGCGAGAACGGTTTCCATGCCACGCCGTTCGCCCTGCGCAGTGGCAAGCCGGCGCCGGGCGCACGGGCCTTGCCCGATGGCGAGATCGTCGCCGGCACGCCGATCCCGGCCATCGTGCCACTGCCAGGCAAGGCCATGGCGCCGATGCCGGGCAAGGTCACGGTGGTACCTAAGCTCTCCGAGACCCTGGTCGCCGGGCATGACGATGATGACGAGGAGGAGGGTGATGATCATCCGGACGAACCCGCCGCGCCGCGCGCGGTCGGCTCCCTCGCGTTGGTCGATCGCAGCGAGAGCAACCGCAACGCCGACGGCAGCTTGAAGAACCCCGGCTATCCGTTCTGGATCGGCGGCATGGAAAGCAGTGTCGGCCAGCGTCCGCCGACTCCGCCGCTGGACATGCTCGACCCGGCCCTGGCCCGGCAACTCAAGGACAGTGGCAAGGCCCTGTGGGCCAACCTCGACCCCAACCAGGTCGATGGTTGGGACGGCGGCCTTGGTCGCCACGTGCTGGACGGCGTGTCCGCTGGCGGCGAGGCGGTGACCACCACCACCAAGCTGGATTTCTCCAAGGTGGTGCACAAGGCCAAACCGATCTACCTGCCCGAGGAAGGCACCGAGGTCGAGCAGGCGGCGATGCAGTTCCACGCCAAGGCCGAACACCCAAGCTTTGCCCTGATCCCCGGCAGCCAGCCGGTGGCCAAGGCCTTCCGCACCAACGGCGCCTTGCCCACCGCCGGCGCGCCTTACTACGAACCGTGCATGGATGACCGCGGCAAACGTCTGACCCAAGGCTCGGGCCAGGGTGAGTTCTTCAGCGGCGAAAGCCTCAGCGGCATGAGCTTCCGTGGCGCGTCCACCTTCACCGCCGACCGGCCACGCATCTACAAGGCGGCCAACATCCAGTTCGATGCGGTATACAACAAGGTCGGCTACCACTTCCCGCAGGCGCGCATCCTTGCCCTGTGGGAGGACGCCTGGCCGGTGATCACCAAGCAGCGCCCACCGGAGCCGCTGGTGATGCGCATGAACACCTTCGACTGCACCCAGTACGTGCACACCAACCTGATCCCGTCGTTCTACGAAATGGACGACTACCAGGTGCGCACCCCGACCGATGTGATCGGCCAGCATATCCACCTGCCCAAATGGGACCTGACCGCCGCCGACGGCTCGGCCAACGGTTGGAACTACGAAGACGGCATCCTCTCGCCGGGCAGCGTGGTCGAACGCGTGCACGCCATTCGCAGCTTCAACAACTGCAGCGAAGGTGATGCCCGCGATGGCACCGCGGCCTGCCCGAAAGCCAAGCAGCACCCATACTTCGGACGCTTCGGCCGGGCCGACTGGCTGGGCGCGCGCAGCGCCATGCAACGCTGGTTCGCCGACCCGCTGGTGAACGTGCACAACGTCGACCGTGGCCTGGGCACCATCTTCACCCATGACCACCTCGGCCCATCGACCCACCAGCAGCTCGGGCTCTACGCCACCGTGCTGGCCGAGCCCGCTGGCTCCACCTGGTACCACGCCGAGACCGGCGAGCAGCTGTACAACCCGGCCACTCGCCAGGACGGCGGCCCGACTTCATGGCAGGCGGTGATCCAGACCGGCGACCACGACGGCGACGGCAAGAACGACAGCTACCGCGAGTTCTTCCTCGAGTACAGCGACTTCCAGCACGCCTATGAAGCCGGCGTGTACGTCGGCGCCGGCCCCAATGGCGTGCCGGACGGCCAGGCCTACCCGGCCACCGCCGACAGCTTCCGCTATGCCATCAACCCGCCGGTACGCGGCAAGGCCTCCAACCTGCTCGAAGCCATCGTCGAGGAGCGCGGCGGCATCAACCCCGGCTGCCCGACCCGACCCTGCCCGCAGGCAATCTCGGTGGATGACCCGGGCATGTTCGTCGTCAATTACCGCAACGAGCCCCTGGCCCTGCGGGTGTTCGACCCGAACAAGGTCGGCCCGGACGGCAAGCGCGGCATGCAGGCCGACGGCCTGGGCGGTGATCTGGGCTACGCCCTGCAGACCCGTACCGACCGCGCCATCCCGGCGATGAACCTGGCGCCGTCGGCGATCACCCAGGCGGTCGGCCCCACCGGCGGCACCACGTTGTTCCCGCCGCATATAAACAAGGCCGGCAGCGAGCCGGGCGACCCGTTCACGCCGATGCTACGCACCTATTCCGGCGACAACGTGCGCTTGCGCATGCACGCCGGCGGCCATGAAGAGGAGCACAACGTCACCTTGCATGGGGTGAAGTGGCTGCAGAACGGTTCGGGCTTCGGCAACAGCTCCAACTCGGGGTGGAAGTCGTCGCAGATGATCGGCATTTCCGAGCAACTGGGCTTCATGGCGCCGGTGTCGATGATCTCCAGCTCCGCTGCCACCAACGGTGACTACCTGTACTCGCTGGACGCGGCGCTCGAGGGATACTGGAATGGCATCTGGGGCATCATGCGCAACTACACCGCGCAGCGTGCCGACCTGTTCCCGCTGCCCAACAACCCGCAGCCGGTGGCCATGCGCAACACCGTGAACTTCGACGGCATCTGCCCGAAAACCACGGCCAACGCCAATGGCATCGGCACCCGGCCGACGGTCAAGCGCAGCTATGAAGTGGTCGCCGCGCTGGCCAACGACATCCTGGCCAACAGCAACAACGTGGCGATCAACGACCCCAACGGCGTTGGCCAGCATGTCGGCGGCCCGCTCAAGGCCAATGGCGGCACACTGGTGTTCAACAGCCGGCGTACCAGCATCCCGTTGGTCAGTGGGGTTGATCCCGAGGATGGCGAGACCTTCACCATCGGTGGCCACAGCGCGCCGCTGCACGACCCGACTGCGATCCTTTATGTGCGCAAGGCCGACCTCGACCCTGGCACCGGCAAGCTCAAGCCTGGCGTGCCGGTGGAGCCGCTGATCCTGCGCGCCAATGCCGGCGACTGCATCAGCGTGACCCTGGAGAACCGTCTGCCGCTGATGATGCCGGACCTGCCCAGCACCGCGGTGATGCACAACGTGGCCAAGCGCGACCGCTTCGACAGCGAGGGCGCCACGGCCTTCGCCAACAACCTGATGCGTCCGTCCAGCCATGTCGGCCTGCACGCGCAACTGCTGGCCTACGACATCACCAAGTCCGATGGCGTCAACGTTGGCCTCAACCCGGTGCAGACCGTGCCGCCACGTACCGGCAGCAGCGGCGCCTACCCGACCAAGGTGTACCAGTACTACGCCGGGCACCTGGAGCGCGAAGGCAAGCCGACCCTGCAACTGGGCCGCACGGTGGACAACATCAACACCACCGCCATCGAGTTCGGCGGCCTCAACCTGACCCCGGCGGATGTGATCAAGCAACCGCAGAAAGGCCTGGTGGGCGCCATGAGCATCCTGCCGCAGAGCGCCACCTGGATCGAGGACAACGCCAGCCGCGCCCAGGCCACGGTGAAGATCAGCGGCCAGGCCGACTACCGCGACTTCGTCACGGTATGGCAGCGAGCGCTGAACATGCGCTGGGCCGACGGCGCCCCGGTGGCGGGGATCAATACCGAAGGCAACGGCGCGGCGGGCGATCCACAGGACAATGGCAACATGGCCGTGAACTACAAGACCGAGCCGCTGTGGCTGCGCTTCGGCATGGCGCCTGACTCGCCGTTCGGCCACGCCGACGGGCTAGGCTTTGCCGACATCCCCAATGCGCACATGGCTTACAGCAACGCCCTGGTCGGTGGCGATCCGCAGACCCCGGTGCTGTACGCCAAGCCAGGGCAGCCGCTGCGCAACCACATCGTCATGCCCAGCGGCGGCAGTCGGGGGATGACCTATCAGCTGGATGGGCATGTGTGGCCGCTGCATAACTTCCAGGCCGAGAAGAGCGATGTGGAGGGTTACCCGATGAGCCTGCCAGGTATCGGCTCGGTGCGATACGGCTACAACCCGATGGCGATGTACGTGGGTGCCCAGGAGAGCGTGCTGCCGGCGGCGCATTTCAGCTTCATGCTGCCCAGCGCCGGTGGCGCCAACGCGGTGCCGGGGGATTACCTGTTCCGCGACTATGCGGCGTATGGCAACACCTCGGGGCTGTGGGGGCTGTTGCGGGTGACCAACGAGGCGCCACCGGCTACGGCGCCGGGGCAGTAGGGGGGCTTTGCTACCACCATCAGTAGCAGCACCTGCGCCACCAAAGAGCCGCAATACGGCCCCGGGATCTTCGCATTGGCGTTGAACTCCCAGGGCCGCTTTGCGGCTCTGCTGCGTTACAAGGCCGTTGCGCTGCCAACGCGACGGCGTGCACCGATGGGGCAGGTGCGAAAGCGCCCCCGGCTTTGGGGCTGCCTCCCCAACAGGCTTGAACTTTATTCTCAAGTTGTTGATTAAAAACAATTTTATTTATGGCATAGCGCTTGCTAGCTACCTCCACAGGACCCCTGAGCCCCGTGGAGGTGCAGCATGCTCATCCCCCTCGAACGCCCCACCTTGCGCGTGCCGGCATGAACCGCAAGCTGAGCCCGGTATACCTGGGCCTGTTGCTGGGCAGCGCGTTGATCGGCCTGGGCGTCGCCTACGAAAAACTCTGGTGCGACCCCCGCGAGCTGCTGCAGGAAAGCGCCGACCCACAGGCCCTGCACCGGCTCAGCCGCGATGGCGTGACCGTGGAGTTCGAGGCGCGCCCGCTGAGCGGCAGCGAACTGCGCGAAGGCGATTTCGCCAGCATCCGCTTCAAGGTCACTGACCAGTCCAGCGGCCAGCCACTGTCGGGCATGGCCCCAGGTGCCTGGCTGGACCCGGCGCAGGCGGCGCCGCTCGGCGACCGCGACAGCGGTTGCAAGGCGCGGGTGGCGCTGTTTCTCAAGAGCAGCATCGGCGCCCGGCCATTGCTCGACCTCAACAGCTACTTCCTGCTGGTACTGAACAAGGACGCCAGCCTCACGGTGATCGATCCGACCGTGTCGGTGGGCGGGATCACCAGCACCTTGGCGCGCATCGACCTGCCGGGGCGGCCCATGGACTGGGTGGCCACCGGCGACGACAAGCAGGTGTTCGTGTCCATGCCCGAACGCAACCAGGTGGCGCTGATCGACACCGAGACCTTCACCCGCGTGGCCACCCTCGAGGCCGGCGAGCAACCGGTGCGCATGGCTCTGCAACCGGACCAGCGCCTGCTGTGGGTTGGCAACAACAGCAGCGACCCGGCCAAGGGCGGCGTGACGGTGATCGATGTGCCCAGTCGCACCATGCTCAAGTCGTTCAGCACCGGCTCCGGTCACCACGAGATCGCTTTCAGCGGCGACTCGCGCCATGCCTTTGTCAGCAACCGGGACGCGGGCACCCTGAGCGTGATCGACATCGCCCAGATGCGCCTGGTCAAGACCCTCGAAGTCGGCCCGCACCCGTTGTCGGTGGCCTACTCGCCGTTGTCCCAGGCGGTGTATGTGGTCGACGGCGAGGAAGGCACGGTGCGAGTGATCGATGCCCGCAGCCACCAGTTGCGCCACACGGTCAAGGCCGAACAGGGTCTGGGGCCGATGCGCTTCAGCCGCGACGGGCGCTTTGGCGTGGTGCTCAACACCCAGGAGAACCAGGCGCTGGTGATCGACGCCAGCAACGACCAACTGATCCACCGCATCGATGTAGCCGCCGAGCCCTATCAACTGACCTTCACCAAGGGCTATGCCTATGTGCGCGGCCTGGCTTCGCCGAAGGTCAGCATGATCAACCTGGCCAGCCTCGGCCAGGGCCGCGAGCCGATCGTCCAGGGCTTCGAGGCCGGCCCCGCGGCGCCGCGCCAAGCCGGCGACCTGCCGTTGGCGCAGAGCGTGAGTGTGTCGCGCGATGACAACGCGGTGTTCGCGGTCAACCCGGTGGACAACACCACCTACTTCTATGCCGAAGGCATGAACGCGCCGATGTCCGGCTACAACAATCGCGGCCACCAGGCCCGCGCGGCGATCGTCATCGACCGCAGCCTGCGCGAGGTGGCGCCGGGGGTGTATGGCTCGACGGTGAAACTGCCGGCCGCCGGCACCTTCGATGTGGCGTTCCTGCTCAACCAGCCGCAGATCATCCATTGCTTCAGCACCGAAGTGGCGGCATTGCCGCAAGCGAGCCAGCACAAGCGCGCCCACGCCGAGTTCATCGGTGGCGGCCAGCCTTGGCCTGCGCATCGCCCATACCAGGCACGGGTGCGCATCCTCGGCGAGGACGGCCAGCCGCGCACCGGCCTGAGCGACCTGACCTTGCGCTATTTCCTCGCGCCTTCGTCGCTGCCGCGCAACGTGCAGCTGGTGGACATGGGCGAGGGGGTCTACCAGGCCACGCTGGAGCTGGCCGAGGCCGGCGCCTGGTACCTGCATGTGCAGTCGCCCAGCCTGGGTCGCACCTTTGCCGAGCAGAACTTCACCAGCCTGCGGGTGCTGCCCGCGACGACGTCGTCCACCGCTTCCCAAGGGGAACCCAGGAGCCTGCGATGAACCGATCTTCCCGCGTGACCCTGCTGGGCTTGAGCCTGCTGCTGGCCAGCCCGTTGGTCCTGGCCCATGCCGGACATGAGCATGGTGGCCAACCCAGCGAACCGCCCGCCGCGCGCCAGGAAAAGACCAGCGTGCGTTTCGCCGATGTGCCGCTGCTCGACCAGGACGGCATGCCGGTGCGCCTGGAACAGGACCTGGTGGGCGACCACCTGGTGGTCATGGGCTTCATCTACACCAGCTGCACCACGGT
Coding sequences:
- a CDS encoding cytochrome D1 domain-containing protein, which translates into the protein MNRKLSPVYLGLLLGSALIGLGVAYEKLWCDPRELLQESADPQALHRLSRDGVTVEFEARPLSGSELREGDFASIRFKVTDQSSGQPLSGMAPGAWLDPAQAAPLGDRDSGCKARVALFLKSSIGARPLLDLNSYFLLVLNKDASLTVIDPTVSVGGITSTLARIDLPGRPMDWVATGDDKQVFVSMPERNQVALIDTETFTRVATLEAGEQPVRMALQPDQRLLWVGNNSSDPAKGGVTVIDVPSRTMLKSFSTGSGHHEIAFSGDSRHAFVSNRDAGTLSVIDIAQMRLVKTLEVGPHPLSVAYSPLSQAVYVVDGEEGTVRVIDARSHQLRHTVKAEQGLGPMRFSRDGRFGVVLNTQENQALVIDASNDQLIHRIDVAAEPYQLTFTKGYAYVRGLASPKVSMINLASLGQGREPIVQGFEAGPAAPRQAGDLPLAQSVSVSRDDNAVFAVNPVDNTTYFYAEGMNAPMSGYNNRGHQARAAIVIDRSLREVAPGVYGSTVKLPAAGTFDVAFLLNQPQIIHCFSTEVAALPQASQHKRAHAEFIGGGQPWPAHRPYQARVRILGEDGQPRTGLSDLTLRYFLAPSSLPRNVQLVDMGEGVYQATLELAEAGAWYLHVQSPSLGRTFAEQNFTSLRVLPATTSSTASQGEPRSLR
- the mnxG gene encoding manganese-oxidizing multicopper oxidase MnxG, giving the protein MSTPRKGPALSSLLLALLAWQANSEAAVQCQRTLVANVVALDQPLMFNRLGAQNANGMLFALRQDVVDEHQVPLSSGGAAVPGKVTLRPDKRPRPIVLRVAAGDCLTVNLTNLLAYQANPNKHGIEPEEAEGEEGEEGELPEVEHGEDFIADEQVSDRHVGFQVNGMQAVNSIADIAANTGRNGNFLVAPGSTRSYTLYAEREGAFAASSRGAPFGGEGNAGNVANGLFGQVVVVPKAGRTYRNTLTEEEMRLATTGRTATGQPVIDYEARYPQRQPWIAEGKAGKPIIAMVDGNEIVNSETDAIVMGPNPDGSFPKSTYPLESVGKRNPALPNRLEAFRDFASQFADEVAGTQAFPGYWADPVMGHVLEPTRDSFMINYGSGGMGAEVVANRLGVGPMHDCLSCAYEEFFLSAHTVGDIGTLVDVPANVGLEQIRPGEVPPASATGVKASMALYPAEPANVHHSYIGDFTKFRNTHNGHEQHIFHLHGHQWLFNPNDDNSDYIDAQGIGPGVGYTYEIANGGSGNRNRVAGDAIYHCHFYPHFAQGMWAMWRVHDVFEPGTRLAVSGEGENGFHATPFALRSGKPAPGARALPDGEIVAGTPIPAIVPLPGKAMAPMPGKVTVVPKLSETLVAGHDDDDEEEGDDHPDEPAAPRAVGSLALVDRSESNRNADGSLKNPGYPFWIGGMESSVGQRPPTPPLDMLDPALARQLKDSGKALWANLDPNQVDGWDGGLGRHVLDGVSAGGEAVTTTTKLDFSKVVHKAKPIYLPEEGTEVEQAAMQFHAKAEHPSFALIPGSQPVAKAFRTNGALPTAGAPYYEPCMDDRGKRLTQGSGQGEFFSGESLSGMSFRGASTFTADRPRIYKAANIQFDAVYNKVGYHFPQARILALWEDAWPVITKQRPPEPLVMRMNTFDCTQYVHTNLIPSFYEMDDYQVRTPTDVIGQHIHLPKWDLTAADGSANGWNYEDGILSPGSVVERVHAIRSFNNCSEGDARDGTAACPKAKQHPYFGRFGRADWLGARSAMQRWFADPLVNVHNVDRGLGTIFTHDHLGPSTHQQLGLYATVLAEPAGSTWYHAETGEQLYNPATRQDGGPTSWQAVIQTGDHDGDGKNDSYREFFLEYSDFQHAYEAGVYVGAGPNGVPDGQAYPATADSFRYAINPPVRGKASNLLEAIVEERGGINPGCPTRPCPQAISVDDPGMFVVNYRNEPLALRVFDPNKVGPDGKRGMQADGLGGDLGYALQTRTDRAIPAMNLAPSAITQAVGPTGGTTLFPPHINKAGSEPGDPFTPMLRTYSGDNVRLRMHAGGHEEEHNVTLHGVKWLQNGSGFGNSSNSGWKSSQMIGISEQLGFMAPVSMISSSAATNGDYLYSLDAALEGYWNGIWGIMRNYTAQRADLFPLPNNPQPVAMRNTVNFDGICPKTTANANGIGTRPTVKRSYEVVAALANDILANSNNVAINDPNGVGQHVGGPLKANGGTLVFNSRRTSIPLVSGVDPEDGETFTIGGHSAPLHDPTAILYVRKADLDPGTGKLKPGVPVEPLILRANAGDCISVTLENRLPLMMPDLPSTAVMHNVAKRDRFDSEGATAFANNLMRPSSHVGLHAQLLAYDITKSDGVNVGLNPVQTVPPRTGSSGAYPTKVYQYYAGHLEREGKPTLQLGRTVDNINTTAIEFGGLNLTPADVIKQPQKGLVGAMSILPQSATWIEDNASRAQATVKISGQADYRDFVTVWQRALNMRWADGAPVAGINTEGNGAAGDPQDNGNMAVNYKTEPLWLRFGMAPDSPFGHADGLGFADIPNAHMAYSNALVGGDPQTPVLYAKPGQPLRNHIVMPSGGSRGMTYQLDGHVWPLHNFQAEKSDVEGYPMSLPGIGSVRYGYNPMAMYVGAQESVLPAAHFSFMLPSAGGANAVPGDYLFRDYAAYGNTSGLWGLLRVTNEAPPATAPGQ